From one Drosophila subpulchrella strain 33 F10 #4 breed RU33 chromosome 3L, RU_Dsub_v1.1 Primary Assembly, whole genome shotgun sequence genomic stretch:
- the LOC119554005 gene encoding cytosol aminopeptidase yields MFGKSRQLLFRICSRSPVCRQYAPKFLKRSYASQAINQMLLLQQMDICADQPSRALVIGVYADEEDKNDAGILTPAGWRYNIQKTNGRLIEVLRMSGPMPRRGEARLLFAVEPERIPYYSVVAVVGLGKECLGYNPYEVLDEQKEAIRRSVAAACRILAELDTDRIEVENCGHAESAAEGAALGIWLYQELRDPKTRIFVPAIDLYATKDEVCDIEGWRIGLQKAAAQNLTRQLQEMPSNLLTPTAFAQNVVEVLCKSGVNVEVKVEGWAESQSMHAFLAVGKASCEPPIFLELSYYGTCAEERPIVLVGQGITYDAGGLCLKKKHELFHMRGDMTGAAVVVATCRAVAGLRLPVNIRGLIPLCENVVGCNSFRPGDMVKSMNGKTIEVQCTDHEDVLVLADALLYAQNFCPKCIIDIGTCSGYMRQSLDEAACGVFTNSEILWQQIKHASMHTGDRVWRFPLWHYYSKAVRAGGRSDVQNYGIGRGGRPCKAAAFLREFVPCGQWMHIDATNVMVTNGIDFEYLRRGMAGRPTRTLIEFIAQTICKDTAPKMGK; encoded by the exons ATGTTCGGAAAATCGCGTCAGTTGCTCTTCCGTATCTGCAGCCGGTCGCCCGTGTGCCGCCAATATGCACCCAAGTTCCTGAAGCGATCATACGCCTCGCAGGCCATCAACCAGATGCTGTTGCTCCAGCAGATGGACATATGTGCCGATCAGCCGTCGCGAGCCTTGGTTATTGGTGTGTATGCGGATGAGGAGGACAAGAACGATGCGGGCATCCTGACGCCCGCCGGCTGGCGGTACAATATCCAGAAGACCAATGGTCGTCTGATCGAGGTGCTCCGGATGTCGGGACCCATGCCCAGGAGAGGCGAGGCCCGTCTGCTGTTCGCCGTGGAGCCGGAGCGCATTCCCTACTACTCGGTGGTGGCCGTGGTGGGTCTGGGCAAGGAGTGCTTGGGCTACAATCCCTATGAAGTACTGGACGAGCAGAAGGAGGCCATCCGGCGCTCGGTGGCCGCGGCCTGCCGCATCCTCGCCGAACTGGACACCGATCGTATCGAGGTGGAGAACTGCGGACATGCCGAGTCCGCGGCCGAGGGAGCTGCCCTCGGCATCTGGTTGTACCAGGAACTGCGCGATCCCAAGACACGAATCTTCGTCCCGGCCATCGATTTGTATGCCACTAAGGACGAGGTCTGCGACATTGAAGGATGGCGCATTGGGCTGCAAAAGGCTGCCGCGCAGAACCTCACCCGCCAGCTGCAGGAGATGCCCTCCAATCTTTTGACACCCACTGCCTTTGCCCAGAATGTCGTCGAGGTGCTCTGTAAATCCGGTGTGAACGTGGAGGTCAAGGTCGAGGGCTGGGCGGAGAGCCAGTCGATGCACGCCTTCCTGGCGGTGGGCAAGGCCTCCTGCGAGCCACCCATCTTCCTGGAGCTGAGCTACTACGGAACCTGTGCCGAAGAACGTCCCATTGTCCTGGTTGGCCAAGGAATCACCTACGACGCCGGTGGCCTGTGCCTGAAGAAGAAGCACGAGCTCTTCCACATGCGCGGCGACATGACCGGAGCAGCTGTGGTGGTGGCCACCTGTCGGGCAGTGGCAGGACTTAGGTTGCCT GTCAACATCCGCGGTCTGATCCCTCTGTGCGAGAACGTAGTTGGCTGCAACTCCTTCCGTCCGGGCGACATGGTCAAGTCGATGAATGGCAAGACCATTGAGGTCCAGTGTACAGATCACGAGGATGTCCTGGTGCTGGCCGATGCCCTGCTGTATGCCCAGAACTTCTGCCCCAAGTGCATCATTGACATTGGAACCTGCTCCGGATATATGCGTCAGTCCCTGGATGAGGCGGCCTGTGGTGTGTTCACCAACTCTGAAATCCTGTGGCAGCAGATCAAGCACGCCAGCATGCACACTGGAGATCGTGTGTGGCGCTTCCCCCTGTGGCACTACTACAGCAAGGCGGTGCGTGCCGGAGGACGCAGTGATGTCCAGAACTACGGCATTGGCCGTGGAGGACGTCCTTGCAAAGCTGCCGCCTTCCTTCGTGAATTCGTACCCTGCGGACAATGGATGCACATA GATGCCACCAACGTGATGGTCACCAACGGCATCGACTTTGAGTATCTGCGTCGTGGAATGGCTGGTCGACCCACCCGAACCCTCATCGAATTCATTGCCCAGACCATATGCAAGGACACCGCTCCCAAGATGGGAAAGTAG